AGCATTTGAAGTGGGTGCAGGACGATTTCATGATGCAAAGCAGTACAGCAAGATCGGTGTTCTGGGAGCTATCGGAATTCTCGGCTGTTGTTCAGTAGGTCTTTTTTTCTTCAGAGAACAAATCGCTTATTTATATACAGATAACCCGCAAGTCGTTGAACTAACGATGGCGTTTTTCTTATTCGCCATTTTGTATCAGCTTTCAGATGCTGCCCAAGCCTCTTTGCAGGGTGTGCTTCGCGGGTACAAAGATGTGAAAGTCCCGTTTATCGTCGCACTTGTTTCCTACTGGGCGATCGGCATCCCATCCGGATATGCGCTCGCTACTTTAACCGCACTCGGTCCATACGGCTTTTGGCTGGGCATTACAATAGGACTTACTTGTGCATCAATCGGCTTTTATATTCGGTTAGTTTCTATTGAAAGAAAACAACTAACGCCTGCGTACTAGGAATATTCTTTAGATCTTTTCTTGAAAAATTGAGCGAATGCTAGATGCTATTCTTGTTATAATGGGTATTATGCGGACAAAGATGATTAAGGAGATTAGAAATGACCGACAATAAAGAAATTCACGTTATCGTAGCAACAGGTGAGTGGAGCAACGACGCTTTGAAATATAGAAGACACAGATTAGCAGAATTTCTTGCTGAAAAAGACAACACAGCTGAAGTGATCTGGGTATGCCCGACTTCAAGCCCTCATTCGAATAAGTTTCATTCGTATTCCGACAAGATTAAGCAGTATTTTGTAGCTGATATATCATCGAACCGGATGCTTAGGTTCGCCAGATATTTCGATATTTTTTATAAAAACAAATTGGATGAACTCATTCGGTATGTAAACAATCAAGATGCTAAGAAATATTTGTGGCACACCTTCCCTGGGTTTCCGCTCTTGCAAACGATCATTTCTTGGGATCGTGTGACTTACGACTGCAGTGATTTGTGGGCCATACAAATGGGCGGCAAAAAGAATCTTATCAACCAATTTCGGCAAAAAAGCATTTCATCTGCTGAAAATCGAATAATTGCTGGTGCCGACAACATCTTTTGTACATCTGATTTTTTATATGAAAAAGTAAAGGGAAATCAATCGCTGAATGAAAAAACACAAGTCACAGCGTTAGAAAACGGGGTTGAATTTGAGGCATTTTCAAAAGGCGAAGAGTGGTCAGAAGAAGCATCACCAGGTAAAGCTTCGGGCCCTGTACTAGGCTTCATTGGGGGTATTAAGCCAAAACTGGATTTTGAACTTCTTAACCGGGTGATGTCGGAGAAGGAAGATTGGAAGCTGCTGTTGGTGGGTCCGGATGCAACGAATAATAGCCCATCTTTTCAACAGCTGCTAACGAATAAAAATGTGAATTGGGTAGGAGAGGTACCTCCGGCTGAAGTACCTGAATATATGGACAAGCTGGATATCGGCATCTTGCCCTATAAATCATCAGAATATAATAAGGCCGTATTTCCGCTCAAATTATTTGAGTTTTTAGCAGCAGGAAAGCCTGTTGTCGGAATGAATCTGCCGTCTACTAAAAAATATAGCCAGCCTATGATTTACGAATATATCGATGATTCGGACGAGCAATTTGTGAAAGCGTGTGAAACCCTGTTTAAAGATTCTTTGCCTTTTACAAAAGAACGTGTTGAGTTGGCACAGAAACACGATTGGCAGGAAATATTTAAAACGATGTATAGGAAGGCTGTAGAATCGAAATAACAAAAGAAGAAACAGCATTCATTTTAGGATGCTGTTTCGTTTTTGCTTGTATACTATGTCAGATCGTACAACGAAATATTGGTAATACTGTAGAAAATCATACTATCATTATTCAGCTTTTTGATTTATGTGTTAGTCTGCACGGGCGTTTCTTAAGATAGCTTATAGCCAAATATTACTCTTCAGCAAGCTCCTTCATTTGATAAAATAGCTTTTTATTATTAAAATCTTCAGAAGTAATTCCTAGACTGTCACATGCCATTTGGATATGATCGAGCCATTGTGCATCGTTACATTCTATTGCTTCTTCACATTCTTTTTCGATGTAAGGAGTACTTATCTGCTTTCCAATGCTCCTAAAAATCTCAATGGCTCCTAATGCTCCCGGCCAATTTATATCTTGCAATAACTGTGCCAGTTTTGGTAAGGCCTTTTTATTTCTTGGATGTCCTATTTCATTTAATATGAATACTCCATTTTCCCAACATTCTTTTCCATACTTAGGGATTATCATATCAACTTTATCAGGTGGAAGCTGTGAAAGAACGGAAATGGCTTCCTTTTGGGTTTCTTTTGGTAGCGACCAATTTAAATTAAATACAAAATAAATGATCTCTTCATCTTCGAGGTTAATATAGTCTGTCATAAATATTCTCCTTAATTTTTTGAAGATACTGAAATAGCTTGTATTATCTTTGTGAATTTGTGTGGTTTCTCATTTGCAACTTGCGTAGTATAAGTGCCTCATTCAGGATATATGTGCTACTCCACCCAGTATATGTGCTTCTGCCCTTTATCTCTGCCTCTTCTTCAGCTTAGGGTATTCATCTTTTCTTTCTTTTCAGCTTCATTCAAGTATTCATAAAATCCGATTAAATTACCCCATGGATCAGAAAATGTCCCCCATTTAACTGGGACGCCTTCTCTAGTGTAAATTTCAAATGGTTCGATGTTACATTCTTTCACCATTCTCTCTCGTTCTACTTCGATGTCATCAACACCTAAACGAATCGGTCCGTTTCCTTCTGTCGGTGTTCCTTCAGCGACCTGCAGCCAGCATCTGGGTATGATTTCCCACTCCACAAATCCGGCGTGAGGGAGAAAATCGGGCTCTCTTTTCAATAAGGTTCTATACCATTTTTGTCCATCTTCTATATGTAAAACGCGTACTTGAACCGTCATATCTTAGATCATAAAAGAACTCCTCAGTTAAATTGTAAATACTCTAGTACATTTCCGAAAGGATCTTGAAAGCTAATCAATTTGCCAGGCGGACAATCCTTTGGTTCTTCAATAATAAAAGTAACGCCATGTTCTTTTAGATGCCTAACGGTGTCAAAAATATCGTCTGTTTTTAAAGCTAAAACGACTCCCGAAGTGCGCATTTCCGGTCTAAGCTCAGCTTCTTCTGTTTCTTCCAGCACAATCGGCAGCTCACCGTGAACAAGTGTAACAATTTTTTCACCATAGTGCTTGTCAACATGAAAACCTAAAACATTCGTGTAAAAATCGATTGCTAGTTGAATATTTGGAACATAAATTCCGATAACACATACTTGACTCATTAATCTTCCTCCTTTTACTTTGGTTCATTTCATTATAAAACTTAGTAATGCCGAAATTTTCTTCTAGTTTGCTGTGTTAAAGCCTGGTGCAATAGCATAGGGAGATTGATTAATATGGGAGGATCACAGGGATGCCGCTCGGAATGTCTGAAAACATACATTTTCGTTTACTGCTATTCAATGCCGTTCCTAAAATGGGAATTTGATCGGGGATCGGGCGGGGAAAAAGGCCGGCAAAGATAAGGCCGTTAAATGATTGCTCCGTTTTTATGCTGCAATTGATAAATGGTGCTGTTTTGCGATTAGGAAGGATCGGCGGAAGAGCTTGGCTTTTGTATCGATTCATAAGGTTTGCCAAAAAAGCGGTATCCGATTGAAATTTTCTCGGGGAGAGACCGACATATTTTTTAAATCTGGAGGAAAATGAGCCCTGACTCCTTAAACCGGCAGAATGAAGCACTTTAACCAGAGAGGATCGCTTCATTAATTCTTCTTTGCTTGCCTCAATTCGAATCGCGGATAAATAATGGCGGGGAGAAATACCAGTAGTATCTTTAAACAGCCTTGTAAAATGATAAGTGCTGTAGCCGACGTGTTTTGCGACTTCTTCAATTGTTATTTGCGTATTTTTATGTTCCCTCATAAAGTGGATCGCTTTCGTAACAATGAGTTGATTCAAGTTATTCACCCCTTCAGCATTTTATTAATTCTTTAGCGCAACATTGCTGTATTCGAGAAGAATCATAAGAAATCCTTTTTAATAAATTGAAAATATTGGTTGTAACGTGCGCTATGATTTATTCATTTTCATTTTGCAAGAAAGTGTGACTTTGTTCAAAATATTTCATCCATAATATCATCTATTTTAACATACATACAGTTTGTATGTTAAAATAAAAACAACTTATAACGAAAGGTGAGAGTTCCATTGATACCAAACAGTTTTTACCCAGTTATTTTAACTGACCAGGTTTCTTTTAGCTCCAATTTTTATATCGACTATTTTGGCTTTGAGCCTGTTTTTGAAGCTGACTGGTATGTGAGTTTAAAAATGACTCGAGGCAAAGTGCCTTACGAATTGGCTCTGTTGGACTCATCACACTCCACTCTTCCCGATGGCTTCAAAAAGACAGTGAGAGGTTTGATTCTTAATATTGAAGTGGACGATGTGGATACGGAATATAAAAGACTTATATTAAAAGAAAAGCTCCCTCTCCAGCTTGATATTCGGGATGAAGATTTTGGACAGCGTCATTTTATTACATCTGATCCTAACGGTGTCTTGATTGATATAATAAAAATCATCCCGCCATCAGTGGAACTAAGCAGTCAATATCATGAGAATGTATGGGTTAATGATGGGAAAGGTGCAAATGGATGACATATGTACCTTTGAAAAACTACTTTGGAGTCGAATTGGCTCACCGTCTCTCTGCTTTGATTGAACCATTCTATCCAGAATTTCCTGGTGAAGCATTTGCAGCCTCGGTTGCAAAAAAAGTGGAACCTCTAGAGTTAAAGGCCAGAGTCGCGGTTATTACTGAAGAGTTAAATAAAGCTCTTCCTTTTCATTATTCGGAATCCTTGAAAATTTTACTGAATATTATTGGCCCGGAAAATAAAACAGAGAAGGGTATGTTTACAGACGGATATTTTCTTATGCCTATTGCCCATTTTGTAGAAAAATATGGGCTGCAGGATTTCGAAGTTTCGATGAATGCCCTATATGAGATCACAAAACGACATACATCCGAATATGCTATACGTCCTTATTTGATTAACCATGTGGATGACTGTATAAGAATTTTGAGCACTTGGTCGAAGGATGAAAACTTTCATATTCGAAGACTAGTCAGCGAGGGAACACGTCCTATTCTTCCTTGGGCAAAACGAATAGATGCTATCAAAGGAGACCCTGCAAATAATTTTGTCTTGCTGGAGCCTTTGCTGGATGACTCTTCACTCTATGTGAGAAAATCGGTGGCCAATCATTTAAATGATTTAACGAAAGACTATAAGGAAATGACGATCGAGTGGATTCGTGATCGCTTGGAATACGGAGGGGAATATATCTCATGGATCGCACGCCACGCATTAAGATCACAGGCCAAAGCAGGGGATAATGAAGTGCTTGAATTATTGAAAAATCTATAAGGGAACATGGATTGGAGTAAAATTGATCATGAAAAAAAAGCAGGAAGAAACAAATGAAACGATTCGCAAGCTAATTGATATAGCAAGAAATTATTTCACAGAACGCGGGTATGCGGAAACAGCCCTAAAGGATATTGTAGATGAGGCCAGATTGACACGTGGAGCACTCTATCACCATTTCGAAAATAAAAAAGGACTTTTTCATGTTGTACTAGAGTCCGTACAAATAGAAATTGCACAACGAATTGAAGCTGAAGCAAGCAAGAGCGATGACTTATGGGAACAACTTCTTCTTGGGTGCCGTGCTTTTGTTACGGCTGCAGTAGAACCCCGAAACAAGCGGATTTTGCTTATAGACGGTCCTGCAGTGATCGGCCAAGAGGTTTGGCGCAAGATGGATGAGCAAAACTCCATGAGGCATTTGCGTGAACAGCTTCATTTCTTGAATCAGCAAGGATATCTAAAACCGGTATCGATAGATGCAATGACTCATGTTGTCTCAGGCGCTCTGAATGAATCGGCTCTCTGGATTGCAGAAAATCCCGAAGATGGGGAATCACTAGAGCAAACGATGACAGCCATTTCCTTATTATTAAATGGTTTTAAACGCTAAGAAAATCCGTTTATGCAGAATGGGCGCATCCTTAGCTAATAAGAGCGCCCAATTCTTATTCCGAATAAACATTATTGGAATAGTTTTTAACTTCTTAATCTTGATACAGCTCCTCCAATTCATCCACCAGCGATCCGACATAAGCGACTGCTTGTTTAATTGGTTCTGGCGTGGACATGTCTACTCCTGCATGCTTTAATAAATCGTTTGGCTTCTTGGTTCCGCCTGCTTTTAATACGTCTATCCACTTGTCGACCACTGGCTGGCCTTCTTCTTTAATCTTTTGGGAGACAAGAGTCGACGCGGTTAGCCCGGCAGAGTAGGTGTATGGATAAAGTCCCATGTAGTAATGCGGCTGGCGCATCCAAGTCAGGCTCGCACCTTCA
This window of the Bacillus gobiensis genome carries:
- a CDS encoding VOC family protein codes for the protein MSQVCVIGIYVPNIQLAIDFYTNVLGFHVDKHYGEKIVTLVHGELPIVLEETEEAELRPEMRTSGVVLALKTDDIFDTVRHLKEHGVTFIIEEPKDCPPGKLISFQDPFGNVLEYLQFN
- the tuaH gene encoding teichuronic acid biosynthesis protein TuaH — translated: MTDNKEIHVIVATGEWSNDALKYRRHRLAEFLAEKDNTAEVIWVCPTSSPHSNKFHSYSDKIKQYFVADISSNRMLRFARYFDIFYKNKLDELIRYVNNQDAKKYLWHTFPGFPLLQTIISWDRVTYDCSDLWAIQMGGKKNLINQFRQKSISSAENRIIAGADNIFCTSDFLYEKVKGNQSLNEKTQVTALENGVEFEAFSKGEEWSEEASPGKASGPVLGFIGGIKPKLDFELLNRVMSEKEDWKLLLVGPDATNNSPSFQQLLTNKNVNWVGEVPPAEVPEYMDKLDIGILPYKSSEYNKAVFPLKLFEFLAAGKPVVGMNLPSTKKYSQPMIYEYIDDSDEQFVKACETLFKDSLPFTKERVELAQKHDWQEIFKTMYRKAVESK
- a CDS encoding TetR/AcrR family transcriptional regulator, coding for MKKKQEETNETIRKLIDIARNYFTERGYAETALKDIVDEARLTRGALYHHFENKKGLFHVVLESVQIEIAQRIEAEASKSDDLWEQLLLGCRAFVTAAVEPRNKRILLIDGPAVIGQEVWRKMDEQNSMRHLREQLHFLNQQGYLKPVSIDAMTHVVSGALNESALWIAENPEDGESLEQTMTAISLLLNGFKR
- a CDS encoding helix-turn-helix transcriptional regulator yields the protein MNQLIVTKAIHFMREHKNTQITIEEVAKHVGYSTYHFTRLFKDTTGISPRHYLSAIRIEASKEELMKRSSLVKVLHSAGLRSQGSFSSRFKKYVGLSPRKFQSDTAFLANLMNRYKSQALPPILPNRKTAPFINCSIKTEQSFNGLIFAGLFPRPIPDQIPILGTALNSSKRKCMFSDIPSGIPVILPY
- a CDS encoding VOC family protein; the protein is MTVQVRVLHIEDGQKWYRTLLKREPDFLPHAGFVEWEIIPRCWLQVAEGTPTEGNGPIRLGVDDIEVERERMVKECNIEPFEIYTREGVPVKWGTFSDPWGNLIGFYEYLNEAEKKEKMNTLS
- a CDS encoding VOC family protein, coding for MIPNSFYPVILTDQVSFSSNFYIDYFGFEPVFEADWYVSLKMTRGKVPYELALLDSSHSTLPDGFKKTVRGLILNIEVDDVDTEYKRLILKEKLPLQLDIRDEDFGQRHFITSDPNGVLIDIIKIIPPSVELSSQYHENVWVNDGKGANG
- a CDS encoding DNA alkylation repair protein, encoding MTYVPLKNYFGVELAHRLSALIEPFYPEFPGEAFAASVAKKVEPLELKARVAVITEELNKALPFHYSESLKILLNIIGPENKTEKGMFTDGYFLMPIAHFVEKYGLQDFEVSMNALYEITKRHTSEYAIRPYLINHVDDCIRILSTWSKDENFHIRRLVSEGTRPILPWAKRIDAIKGDPANNFVLLEPLLDDSSLYVRKSVANHLNDLTKDYKEMTIEWIRDRLEYGGEYISWIARHALRSQAKAGDNEVLELLKNL